One genomic window of Candidatus Woesearchaeota archaeon includes the following:
- the ftsZ gene encoding cell division protein FtsZ, with translation MSGEFEQIDVGQANIKVVGMGGAGCNMTNWLYMKGIQGAEILACNTDQQHLNVVEADKKILIGKDVTRGLGAGGYPEKGAEAAQESMSQLKESLKGADMVFVCAGMGGGTGTGSAPVVAQVAKDMGAIVIGTVTMPFKIERARVDKAEFGLQMLRKQSDTVIVIDNNRLVQIAGNLPVQQAFAVANELIATMIKGIVETIAVPSLVNLDYADVKAIMTNGDVAAIGVGASDTANRVEEAVKGALSNPLLDISYQGASGAIIQVHGGNDMTLDEINKIGELVTESMDEDANVIWGARVTDDMKGKLTVMTIITGVKSPWILGKQSAKQAEAARAHLSSELGIEIVR, from the coding sequence ATGAGCGGAGAATTTGAACAAATTGATGTTGGACAGGCAAATATAAAAGTTGTCGGAATGGGTGGAGCAGGATGTAATATGACAAACTGGCTCTACATGAAAGGTATTCAAGGAGCAGAAATCCTTGCATGTAACACTGATCAACAACATTTAAATGTTGTAGAAGCTGATAAGAAAATTCTGATTGGTAAAGATGTTACAAGAGGTCTTGGCGCTGGCGGTTATCCTGAAAAGGGTGCAGAAGCAGCTCAGGAGAGTATGTCTCAATTAAAAGAATCTTTAAAAGGTGCAGACATGGTATTTGTATGTGCAGGAATGGGAGGAGGAACAGGAACAGGTTCAGCTCCGGTTGTAGCACAAGTTGCAAAAGATATGGGTGCTATAGTTATAGGCACAGTTACTATGCCTTTCAAGATTGAGAGGGCTAGAGTTGATAAAGCAGAATTTGGTCTTCAAATGCTAAGAAAACAATCAGATACTGTTATTGTTATCGATAATAATAGATTGGTTCAAATTGCAGGTAATTTGCCGGTTCAACAAGCATTTGCTGTAGCTAATGAATTAATTGCTACAATGATTAAAGGAATTGTTGAAACAATAGCGGTGCCTTCACTTGTAAACTTAGATTATGCTGATGTTAAGGCAATAATGACTAATGGAGATGTTGCAGCTATTGGAGTTGGCGCTTCAGATACGGCTAATAGGGTTGAAGAAGCAGTTAAAGGTGCTTTGAGCAATCCTTTGCTTGATATAAGTTATCAGGGAGCTTCAGGAGCAATTATTCAAGTTCATGGCGGAAATGATATGACTCTGGATGAAATCAATAAAATTGGAGAACTCGTAACAGAATCTATGGATGAAGATGCTAATGTTATTTGGGGCGCACGTGTCACAGATGATATGAAGGGCAAATTGACTGTTATGACTATAATTACTGGTGTTAAATCTCCATGGATTTTAGGCAAACAAAGTGCTAAGCAAGCAGAAGCTGCTAGGGCTCATTTAAGTTCCGAACTAGGAATTGAAATTGTAAGATAA
- a CDS encoding helix-turn-helix domain-containing protein — protein MDKKDILESLFDKKMIKVLKLFINNSSDEYYLREIAKLTRVPPATVHRILGTLLKLDLISEIRVKHLKTYRFNPENSAFLIDLLEDKTSAIQEFIQFISGVLGVQMAVLHGKEEKDKASILIMGDDIDKDSIREKIVDIKQKYKFNIIHLVLLPEQYEQMVSMGLYPGQKKILFSK, from the coding sequence ATGGACAAGAAGGATATTTTAGAAAGTTTATTTGATAAAAAGATGATAAAGGTCTTAAAATTGTTTATTAATAATTCCTCTGATGAGTATTATTTAAGGGAGATTGCTAAATTGACAAGGGTTCCTCCTGCGACGGTGCATAGGATTTTAGGCACTCTTTTGAAGTTAGATCTTATTTCTGAAATTAGGGTGAAGCATCTAAAAACATATAGGTTTAATCCCGAGAATAGTGCTTTTTTGATAGATTTGTTGGAAGATAAGACTTCTGCAATTCAAGAATTTATTCAGTTCATTTCAGGGGTTTTAGGCGTTCAAATGGCTGTTTTGCACGGTAAAGAAGAAAAAGATAAGGCTAGTATTTTGATAATGGGGGATGATATTGATAAGGATTCTATTAGAGAGAAAATTGTGGATATTAAGCAGAAATATAAGTTTAATATAATACATTTGGTCTTGTTGCCTGAGCAATATGAACAAATGGTGTCTATGGGATTGTATCCTGGACAGAAGAAAATTCTTTTTTCTAAATAG
- a CDS encoding methyltransferase domain-containing protein: protein MTKQQNILTTQKQNYPELAKYEILRTIKKYLKNTPEQHNNITIIKNPQNKKNKIMNALNKLALTKNAYQILETQKNYKTLLKKIQTTKYPEISKPKKTYKITIINTQKKQETKNIDEIVTNLKQNNKLGKVNLKNPDTEITIIKEAKNNHLCIKIWENKEKYQERKNDKRPAPHPTSMNPELARALINISEAKNNMLDPFCGSGGILIEAGKILKNIKGGDIDSEMILKAKINLEHYGIQKYELKTQKATEWKEKTESIITDIPYGKSSKLKQKIQELVSDFLKNAKTTTKDIILVHPENKKITKTIQKSKWRPQKIIKIKIHKTLTRQITHLKL from the coding sequence ATGACCAAACAACAAAACATTCTAACAACACAAAAACAAAACTACCCAGAACTAGCAAAATATGAAATTCTACGAACCATAAAAAAATACCTCAAAAACACACCAGAGCAACATAACAACATAACAATAATAAAAAATCCACAAAACAAAAAAAACAAAATAATGAATGCTCTAAACAAACTCGCCCTAACAAAAAACGCATACCAAATCCTAGAAACTCAAAAAAACTACAAAACTCTCCTAAAAAAAATCCAGACAACAAAATACCCAGAAATATCAAAACCAAAAAAAACATACAAAATAACGATAATAAACACTCAAAAAAAACAAGAAACTAAAAACATAGACGAAATAGTAACCAACCTAAAACAAAACAACAAACTAGGAAAAGTCAATTTGAAGAACCCAGATACAGAAATAACAATCATAAAAGAAGCAAAAAACAACCACCTATGCATAAAAATATGGGAAAATAAAGAAAAATACCAAGAACGAAAAAACGACAAAAGACCAGCCCCACACCCAACAAGCATGAACCCAGAACTAGCAAGAGCACTAATAAACATCTCAGAAGCAAAAAACAACATGCTAGACCCCTTCTGCGGAAGCGGAGGCATACTAATAGAAGCCGGGAAAATACTCAAAAACATAAAAGGAGGAGATATAGATTCTGAAATGATACTAAAAGCAAAAATAAATCTAGAACACTACGGAATACAAAAATATGAACTTAAAACGCAAAAAGCAACTGAATGGAAAGAAAAAACAGAATCCATAATAACAGACATACCCTACGGAAAAAGCTCAAAACTAAAACAAAAAATACAAGAACTAGTATCTGACTTTTTAAAAAATGCAAAAACAACCACCAAAGACATAATACTGGTGCACCCAGAAAACAAAAAAATAACAAAAACAATACAAAAAAGTAAATGGCGCCCCCAAAAAATAATCAAAATAAAAATACACAAAACGCTAACAAGACAAATAACCCACCTAAAATTATAA
- a CDS encoding fructose-bisphosphate aldolase, with protein sequence MLFFKKRSIIKDGKFLILAYDQGFEHGPADFNLENVNPQRIFDIALKGDYTAVAVQAGIAEKYYLGENRKVPLIVKLNAKDRFDNYDPVSLSHTSVKYAKKLGALGVGYTIYLGASREQEMFREFGMICEEAKRLGLLVVCWMYPRGPSIKNDLDTDIIAYGARVAMELGADVVKVKYNGDPEGLKWIIKCAGRARVVVAGGKKIGETDFFSAISSAIASGASGVAIGRNVWQDSDPESISKKLSEIVFGVSKETN encoded by the coding sequence ATGTTATTTTTTAAGAAGAGATCTATTATTAAGGATGGAAAATTTTTAATTTTAGCTTATGATCAAGGATTTGAACATGGGCCTGCTGATTTTAATTTAGAAAATGTTAATCCGCAGAGAATTTTTGATATTGCGTTGAAGGGTGATTATACTGCAGTCGCTGTTCAGGCAGGCATTGCTGAGAAATATTATTTGGGAGAAAATAGAAAGGTTCCTTTAATTGTTAAATTGAATGCTAAAGATAGATTTGATAATTATGATCCTGTTTCTTTAAGTCATACTAGTGTTAAGTATGCTAAAAAGCTCGGAGCCTTAGGTGTGGGGTATACTATTTATTTGGGCGCGTCAAGAGAACAAGAGATGTTTAGAGAGTTTGGAATGATTTGTGAGGAAGCTAAAAGGTTGGGATTGTTGGTTGTTTGTTGGATGTATCCTAGAGGGCCTTCTATTAAAAATGATTTAGATACTGATATCATTGCTTATGGTGCTCGTGTTGCCATGGAATTAGGTGCTGATGTTGTTAAAGTTAAATATAATGGGGATCCTGAAGGGTTGAAGTGGATTATTAAGTGCGCTGGCAGGGCTAGAGTTGTTGTTGCGGGTGGTAAGAAAATTGGCGAAACTGACTTTTTTAGTGCGATTTCTTCAGCTATTGCTTCTGGAGCTTCTGGAGTTGCTATTGGTAGAAATGTTTGGCAAGATTCAGATCCTGAATCAATTTCTAAGAAGTTAAGTGAGATTGTTTTTGGAGTTAGTAAAGAAACTAACTAA
- a CDS encoding carbohydrate kinase family protein has product MYPVGEKILVNHLEHQIGGGGTNTAVSFSRLGLRTGYVGVIGKDDEGLKVFRLLKKENVHFLGVLGKVTGLSVVLDSLHDDRTILTYKGCNDSLRFKDIVKANLKTKWFYFSSMVGESFDALNDLALFAESARIKVVFNPSSYLVKKGAAYLNNILSRCHCLILNKDEARVLSGKKDIKSILKFLKTHVKDLVVVTDGKNGAWCYDGDLVLQSKSSNKLKIVETTGAGDAFASGFTSGLVLGKNLKAAFKMGFIQAESVIQSYGAKNKLLNYDELVKLLNKDNRKIVEYKLR; this is encoded by the coding sequence GTGTATCCTGTTGGTGAAAAAATTTTAGTTAATCATTTAGAGCATCAGATTGGTGGAGGAGGTACTAATACTGCTGTTTCTTTTTCTAGATTAGGTCTTAGGACTGGTTATGTTGGCGTTATTGGTAAAGATGATGAAGGTTTGAAAGTTTTTAGATTGCTTAAGAAAGAGAACGTTCATTTTTTAGGTGTTCTTGGTAAAGTAACTGGTTTGAGTGTGGTATTGGATAGTTTGCATGATGATAGGACTATTCTTACGTATAAGGGTTGTAATGATAGTTTAAGGTTCAAAGATATTGTTAAGGCCAATCTTAAGACTAAATGGTTTTATTTCAGTTCTATGGTTGGAGAGTCTTTTGATGCTTTAAACGATTTGGCTTTGTTTGCAGAATCTGCTAGAATTAAAGTTGTTTTTAATCCTTCTTCTTATTTGGTAAAGAAAGGTGCGGCTTACCTTAATAATATTTTGTCTAGATGTCATTGTTTAATTCTTAATAAGGATGAGGCAAGGGTTCTTTCTGGAAAAAAGGATATAAAAAGTATTTTGAAATTTTTGAAGACTCATGTTAAGGATTTGGTCGTAGTCACAGATGGTAAAAATGGTGCTTGGTGTTATGATGGCGATTTGGTTTTACAGTCTAAATCTTCTAATAAGTTAAAAATAGTAGAAACTACAGGAGCTGGAGATGCTTTTGCTTCTGGTTTTACATCAGGTCTTGTCTTAGGGAAAAATTTAAAAGCTGCATTTAAAATGGGTTTTATACAAGCAGAAAGTGTAATACAATCATATGGGGCTAAGAACAAGCTTTTGAATTATGATGAGCTTGTTAAGTTGTTGAATAAGGATAATAGAAAAATCGTTGAGTACAAATTGAGGTGA